A genomic stretch from Pomacea canaliculata isolate SZHN2017 linkage group LG2, ASM307304v1, whole genome shotgun sequence includes:
- the LOC112557797 gene encoding nose resistant to fluoxetine protein 6-like, with product MKYFNCFSLVLDAMGKPQAGMLKGQKTFAGQYDECREISYEMQSGHVIQGQFCTPQVMLDFSSLGELAGPLTMLLTPLYVDMCLPASCTDADVFVLFESPVENLGAKLTAASCVKDKDPTTDAGFWVAIVFMAVLVVLCAWGTSYSVLLKRDKRKEKKYQSETSRTAATNGHVNKAFDDGLPEKAGNDVIAPTDVTVVDKPSPAVACNNGLKIVVSKPENPSNAQKTKSTGLGGRLLLCFSVLDNGRKLLDCSRGQADLSCLHGLRVISITWVVLGHCFSMFIGATGNTLENMRDLALMVKTWTMMPVISGTLSVDTFFVISGCLTSYIFLRQAQKSKGINCRTMALYYVHRFWRLTPLYMMSLLFYVGISPYLMTGPYDNSERQDLTICRSRWWLNLLYVNNIVEADKMCFGWSWYLANDMQFYVIAPLALLPWAYGKKIIGILVCLALVAVHIISNGVIVHRQKTMFLST from the exons ATGAAATATTTCAATTGCTTTTCTTTAGTGCTCGACGCTATGGGAAAACCACAGGCCGGAATGCTGAAGGGTCAGAAAACATTTGCGGGTCAATATGACGAATGTCGGGAGATCTCGTACGAGATGCaaagtggtcacgtgatccagggCCAGTTCTGTACTCCGCAAGTGATGTTGGACTTTTCAAGTCTGGGGGAATTAGCG GGGCCTCTCACCATGTTGCTGACCCCCCTTTACGTGGACATGTGTCTTCCGGCTTCGTGCACCGATGCAGATGTCTTCGTGCTCTTTGAAAGCCCCGTAG aaaacCTCGGAGCAAAACTAACAGCAGCTTCGTGTGTGAAAGACAAGGATCCTACTACTGATGCAGGGTTCTGGGTGGCAAT CGTTTTCATGGCTGTCTTGGTCGTGCTCTGTGCATGGGGGACAAGCTACAGCGTGCTGCTGAAAAgggataaaagaaaagagaaaaagtaccAGTCAGAGACATCGaggacagcagcaacaaacGGCCATGTCAACAAGGCGTTTGATGATGGACTTCCTGAAAaagcaggaaatgacgtcattgCCCCGACTGATGTCACAGTTGTTGACAAACCTTCCCCCGCCGTAGCTTGTAACAACGGATTAAAAATCGTTGTGTCAAAACCCGAAAATCCTTCAAATGCACAGAAGACCAAGTCAACAG gACTGGGCGGTCGGCTGCTGCTGTGTTTCTCTGTGCTGGACAACGGCAGAAAGTTGCTGGACTGCAGCAGAGGTCAGGCTGACCTGTCGTGTCTGCACGGCCTGCGCGTCATCAGCATCACGTGGGTCGTCCTCGGCCACTGCTTCTCCATGTTCATCGGGGCCACGGGCAACACTTTAG aaaacATGCGGGACCTCGCTCTTATGGTGAAGACCTGGACAATGATGCCTGTAATTAGTGGAACTCTTTCTGTCGACACTTTTTTCGTGATAAG TGGATGTCTGACATCGTACATCTTTCTGCGTCAAGCTCAGAAAAGCAAAGGCATCAACTGCAGAACTATGGCTCTCTACTACGTACACAGATTCTGGAG ACTGACACCACTGTACATGATGTCTTTGCTGTTCTACGTTGGAATTTCACCCTACCTTATGACCGGTCCCTACGACAACTCCGAGAGACAGGACTTGACGATCTGCAGGTCGCGCTGGTGGCTCAACCTCCTCTACGTCAACAACATCGTCGAAGCCGACAAAATG TGTTTTGGGTGGAGCTGGTACCTGGCCAACGACATGCAGTTTTATGTCATCGCGCCGCTGGCTCTTCTACCTTGGGCTTATGG gaAGAAAATTATCGGAATTCTCGTCTGCCTGGCCCTCGTGGCGGTGCACATAATCAGCAACGGAGTCATCGTCCACAGACAGAAAACGATGTTCCTGAGCACGTAA
- the LOC112558323 gene encoding nose resistant to fluoxetine protein 6-like, with protein sequence MFAALGWLVAAAAGLTCVYVMFDNVKNFYQTFQGAWNMDQYTAYETLSRPVWACAVAWVIFACCSGSGGFVNTFLSWSGWTPLSRLTYGVYLFHLITFFVLLANRITPFHASTWTMTDMTVSVTVLTFMVSFVFSLLVESPTLGLEKLLLGSSRGKKSH encoded by the exons ATGTTTGCAGCGCTGGGGTGGCTGGTGGCAGCTGCAGCAGGTTTGACTTGTGTTTATGTCATGTTCGACAACGTGAAAAACTTTTACCAGACCTTCCAAGGCGCCTGGAACATGGACCAGTACACGGCCTACGAGACACTCAGCAGACCCGTCTGGGCATGCGCAGTAGCCTGGGTCATCTTCGCCTGCTGCTCGGGCTCAGGAG GTTTTGTGAACACCTTTCTGTCGTGGAGTGGTTGGACGCCGCTGTCACGACTAACCTACGGCGTCTACCTATTTCACCTGATCACATTTTTCGTCCTCCTGGCAAACAGAATCACACCATTTCACGCGTCTACCTGGACTATG acggATATGACAGTCTCTGTGACTGTACTAACCTTCATGGTCTCCTTTGTCTTCTCGCTGCTTGTGGAGTCTCCTACTCTTGGACTGGAGAAGTTACTCCTGGGCAGCTCCAGGGGCAAGAAAAGTCactga
- the LOC112558300 gene encoding uncharacterized protein LOC112558300 isoform X1: MWQIMLVTTVLLVTLRTALCQTTSMTGGLQTTNASLPVTPSGTSMYLNKAVSLETGTMRSSSVTPSLRNVQTEPSSPTSALGGFSTSNSSVDPVTESPSTGIVTGKPASGTPALVTQASGTLISGVTSLGGQPSSFSPIKTSSSGSTNDSFTGTSPPATKAGGISLGNSSGDNSYTTNKYTPSSFPKTDSRNFSATSLNSTPLVASANSTSASTSGAAQQLQNLMLLLNMMSGNSANSLPPEFLSFLMNSGISLQNTLQKLSLLSQTLQVLPQCAADLAAFQAGIQKGELWPLQMIDAMGKPQAGILLGEKTFVGQYDECRGISQKMNDGVIEGLFCTLQVKMNFSGLGAQLALLDQVLSTVYVDICLPASCRDDVALLAKEAADALGQTVLGASCVTSKDPTGDTLFWVTIGIIAFLTLLGVCGTAYGVHLKGSEKTPNKTSTPYLTSHINMAFNGETHENIDKHANGSSSLHEVMVQDKNGEGYVIGNGNLPEVTGQGEKHKPTVATNGLKIYANHEPEKQKIVRSRGLCSKLLLSFSVLENGKKLLSFEKGQGDLSCLHGIRVITITWVILGHCFAMPTAATANTVGNAAALFTMIQDWTMAPLFSGTLSVDTFFLLSGCLTSYLFLRQAQKAGGITCRNMILYYVHRFWRLTPLYMVAIIFYAGIMPYLMSGPYDNSQSATLQNCKKYWWANILYVNNLVDISKMCLGQSWYLSDDMQFYVIAPLMLVPWVFGKRTIGILFCIALIIVHIVTNPIFITRDNLQLLYGNTQLDYMKEVYLPPWTRVAPFAIGVLLGYILHSTGCKYKMQKLLVLLGWLVATAVGLVAAYVQFDNVKGMDKTLHLTWDSNQFAVYETLSRPAWACAVAWVILACCTEHGGFVNTFLSWRGWGPLSRLTYGAYLFHLTTMYVILGNKIAPFYLSSWTVAELTISVTVLTYMVSFVFSLLVESPTLGLEKALLGGAGNKKH, translated from the exons ATGTGGCAAATCATGCTGGTCACGACAGTTCTTTTGGTGACACTGAGGACAGCACTTTGTCAAACTACTAGTATGACTGGAGGCTTACAGACCACCAATGCTAGCCTTCCTGTCACTCCATCTGGAACCTCGATGTATTTAAACAAGGCAGTTTCTTTGGAAACAGGCACAATGCGTTCATCATCAGTGACTCCATCTTTAAGGAACGTGCAGACTGAACCTAGCTCACCAACTTCCGCTTTAGGAGGTTTCAGCACCAGTAACTCTTCTGTTGACCCAGTTACTGAAAGCCCATCAACTGGAATCGTCACTGGAAAACCTGCATCAGGGACCCCAGCTTTGGTGACTCAAGCGTCAGGGACCCTAATATCTGGGGTCACGAGCTTAGGAGGTCAGCCATCAAGTTTCTCGCCTATCAAAACCTCGTCCTCGGGATCCACAAACGACTCGTTTACAGGTACTTCTCCCCCTGCAACAAAGGCAGGAGGTATCTCTTTGGGGAATTCTTCCGGGGACAATAGCTATACGACTAATAAATACACACCTTCATCCTTCCCTAAAACAGACTCACGAAACTTCAGTGCAACTTCACTCAACTCGACCCCTCTTGTCGCCAGTGCCAACTCCACCAGCGCTTCGACTTCCGGTGCCGCTCAGCAACTCCAGAACTTGATGCTTTTATTGAACATGATGTCGGGTAACTCTGCCAACTCTTTGCCACCCGAATTTCTGTCCTTCCTAATGAACAGCGGCATCTCCCTTCAGAACACTCTGCAGAAACTCAGTCTCCTGTCTCAAACCCTGCAAGTCTTGCCCCAGTGCGCGGCGGACCTTGCAGCCTTCCAGGCGGGGATTCAAAAAGGAGAACTTTGGCCCTTACAAA tgATAGACGCCATGGGAAAACCACAGGCCGGCATTCTGCTAGGGGAGAAAACATTTGTGGGACAGTATGACGAATGTCGGGGGATTTCTCAAAAGATGAATGATGGTGTGATCGAGGGACTGTTTTGTACTCTTCAAGTGAAGATGAACTTTTCCGGTCTCGGTGCACAGCTG GCTCTTCTGGACCAAGTCCTCAGCACTGTCTATGTTGACATCTGTCTTCCGGCTTCATGTAGAGACGACGTGGCCCTGCTGGCAAAAGAAGCAGCTG ACGCTTTGGGACAAACAGTGCTAGGGGCGTCTTGTGTCACCTCCAAGGATCCTACTGGTGACACACTATTTTGGGTCACCAT CGGGATCATCGCCTTCCTCACCCTCCTTGGAGTGTGTGGCACAGCCTACGGTGTTCACCTCAAAGGGAGCGAGAAGACACCAAACAAGACAAGCACGCCATACCTTACAAGTCATATCAATATGGCCTTTAATGGGGAAACGCATGAAAATATCGATAAACACGCCAATGGAAGTAGTTCTCTCCACGAAGTTATGGTTCAAGACAAGAATGGTGAAGGGTATGTCATTGGAAACGGCAATCTACCGGAAGTGACGGGTCAAGGCGAGAAGCACAAACCGACAGTAGCTACTAACGGACTAAAGATATACGCCAATCACGAgccagagaaacaaaaaatagtcaGATCCAGAG gtctgtgCTCCAAGCTGCTGTTGAGTTTCTCGGTACTAGAAAACGGCAAAAAGCTGCTAAGCTTTGAGAAAGGTCAAGGTGACCTGTCCTGCCTTCACGGCATCCGGGTCATTACCATTACCTGGGTCATCCTGGGTCACTGCTTTGCCATGCCGACTGCTGCTACAGCCAACACAGTAG GAAACGCAGCAGCCCTTTTCACTATGATACAAGACTGGACAATGGCGCCTCTATTCAGTGGAACACTTTCGGTTGATACCTTCTTCCTTTTAAG CGGTTGCCTGACATCCTACCTGTTCTTACGACAGGCACAGAAGGCTGGCGGCATCACGTGCAGAAACATGATTCTGTACTACGTGCACCGATTCTGGAG GCTGACACCTTTGTATATGGTCGCTATCATATTTTATGCCGGAATAATGCCATACCTTATGAGCGGTCCCTACGATAACTCGCAATCAGCTACCTTGCAGAACTGCAAGAAGTACTGGTGGGCTAACATACTCTATGTCAACAATCTTGTTGATATATCGAAAATg TGTCTGGGCCAGAGCTGGTATCTCTCTGACGACATGCAGTTCTATGTCATTGCCCCCCTTATGCTCGTACCATGGGTATTCGG GAAACGGACTATCGGCATTCTGTTCTGCATTGCTCTGATCATCGTCCACATCGTCACGAACCCCATTTTTATCACAAGAGATAATCTGCAGCTTCTCTACGG AAATACGCAGCTGGACTATATGAAGGAAGTCTACCTTCCTCCCTGGACCCGTGTCGCGCCATTTGCAATCGGTGTTCTCTTGGGCTACATCTTGCACTCCACTGGATGCAAGTACAAAATGCAGAAG CTTCTCGTGCTGTTAGGGTGGCTGGTGGCAACGGCTGTAGGCCTAGTGGCTGCTTACGTGCAGTTTGATAATGTCAAAGGCATGGACAAGACCCTACACCTGACCTGGGACTCAAACCAGTTTGCCGTGTACGAGACTCTCAGTCGACCAGCGTGGGCATGCGCAGTGGCGTGGGTCATACTGGCTTGTTGCACAGAACATGGAG GCTTTGTAAACACCTTCTTGTCCTGGAGGGGCTGGGGGCCTCTGTCACGGCTGACCTACGGGGCCTACCTGTTCCACCTCACCACGATGTACGTCATCTTGGGCAACAAAATCGCACCTTTCTATCTTTCCTCCTGGACTGTG GCGGAGCTAACGATCTCTGTCACGGTTCTAACCTACATGGTGTCCTTCGTCTTCTCGCTGCTGGTGGAGTCGCCTACTCTTGGCCTCGAGAAGGCGCTGCTAGGTGGCGCTGGTAACAAGAAACATTAG
- the LOC112558300 gene encoding nose resistant to fluoxetine protein 6-like isoform X2, producing MIDAMGKPQAGILLGEKTFVGQYDECRGISQKMNDGVIEGLFCTLQVKMNFSGLGAQLALLDQVLSTVYVDICLPASCRDDVALLAKEAADALGQTVLGASCVTSKDPTGDTLFWVTIGIIAFLTLLGVCGTAYGVHLKGSEKTPNKTSTPYLTSHINMAFNGETHENIDKHANGSSSLHEVMVQDKNGEGYVIGNGNLPEVTGQGEKHKPTVATNGLKIYANHEPEKQKIVRSRGLCSKLLLSFSVLENGKKLLSFEKGQGDLSCLHGIRVITITWVILGHCFAMPTAATANTVGNAAALFTMIQDWTMAPLFSGTLSVDTFFLLSGCLTSYLFLRQAQKAGGITCRNMILYYVHRFWRLTPLYMVAIIFYAGIMPYLMSGPYDNSQSATLQNCKKYWWANILYVNNLVDISKMCLGQSWYLSDDMQFYVIAPLMLVPWVFGKRTIGILFCIALIIVHIVTNPIFITRDNLQLLYGNTQLDYMKEVYLPPWTRVAPFAIGVLLGYILHSTGCKYKMQKLLVLLGWLVATAVGLVAAYVQFDNVKGMDKTLHLTWDSNQFAVYETLSRPAWACAVAWVILACCTEHGGFVNTFLSWRGWGPLSRLTYGAYLFHLTTMYVILGNKIAPFYLSSWTVAELTISVTVLTYMVSFVFSLLVESPTLGLEKALLGGAGNKKH from the exons a tgATAGACGCCATGGGAAAACCACAGGCCGGCATTCTGCTAGGGGAGAAAACATTTGTGGGACAGTATGACGAATGTCGGGGGATTTCTCAAAAGATGAATGATGGTGTGATCGAGGGACTGTTTTGTACTCTTCAAGTGAAGATGAACTTTTCCGGTCTCGGTGCACAGCTG GCTCTTCTGGACCAAGTCCTCAGCACTGTCTATGTTGACATCTGTCTTCCGGCTTCATGTAGAGACGACGTGGCCCTGCTGGCAAAAGAAGCAGCTG ACGCTTTGGGACAAACAGTGCTAGGGGCGTCTTGTGTCACCTCCAAGGATCCTACTGGTGACACACTATTTTGGGTCACCAT CGGGATCATCGCCTTCCTCACCCTCCTTGGAGTGTGTGGCACAGCCTACGGTGTTCACCTCAAAGGGAGCGAGAAGACACCAAACAAGACAAGCACGCCATACCTTACAAGTCATATCAATATGGCCTTTAATGGGGAAACGCATGAAAATATCGATAAACACGCCAATGGAAGTAGTTCTCTCCACGAAGTTATGGTTCAAGACAAGAATGGTGAAGGGTATGTCATTGGAAACGGCAATCTACCGGAAGTGACGGGTCAAGGCGAGAAGCACAAACCGACAGTAGCTACTAACGGACTAAAGATATACGCCAATCACGAgccagagaaacaaaaaatagtcaGATCCAGAG gtctgtgCTCCAAGCTGCTGTTGAGTTTCTCGGTACTAGAAAACGGCAAAAAGCTGCTAAGCTTTGAGAAAGGTCAAGGTGACCTGTCCTGCCTTCACGGCATCCGGGTCATTACCATTACCTGGGTCATCCTGGGTCACTGCTTTGCCATGCCGACTGCTGCTACAGCCAACACAGTAG GAAACGCAGCAGCCCTTTTCACTATGATACAAGACTGGACAATGGCGCCTCTATTCAGTGGAACACTTTCGGTTGATACCTTCTTCCTTTTAAG CGGTTGCCTGACATCCTACCTGTTCTTACGACAGGCACAGAAGGCTGGCGGCATCACGTGCAGAAACATGATTCTGTACTACGTGCACCGATTCTGGAG GCTGACACCTTTGTATATGGTCGCTATCATATTTTATGCCGGAATAATGCCATACCTTATGAGCGGTCCCTACGATAACTCGCAATCAGCTACCTTGCAGAACTGCAAGAAGTACTGGTGGGCTAACATACTCTATGTCAACAATCTTGTTGATATATCGAAAATg TGTCTGGGCCAGAGCTGGTATCTCTCTGACGACATGCAGTTCTATGTCATTGCCCCCCTTATGCTCGTACCATGGGTATTCGG GAAACGGACTATCGGCATTCTGTTCTGCATTGCTCTGATCATCGTCCACATCGTCACGAACCCCATTTTTATCACAAGAGATAATCTGCAGCTTCTCTACGG AAATACGCAGCTGGACTATATGAAGGAAGTCTACCTTCCTCCCTGGACCCGTGTCGCGCCATTTGCAATCGGTGTTCTCTTGGGCTACATCTTGCACTCCACTGGATGCAAGTACAAAATGCAGAAG CTTCTCGTGCTGTTAGGGTGGCTGGTGGCAACGGCTGTAGGCCTAGTGGCTGCTTACGTGCAGTTTGATAATGTCAAAGGCATGGACAAGACCCTACACCTGACCTGGGACTCAAACCAGTTTGCCGTGTACGAGACTCTCAGTCGACCAGCGTGGGCATGCGCAGTGGCGTGGGTCATACTGGCTTGTTGCACAGAACATGGAG GCTTTGTAAACACCTTCTTGTCCTGGAGGGGCTGGGGGCCTCTGTCACGGCTGACCTACGGGGCCTACCTGTTCCACCTCACCACGATGTACGTCATCTTGGGCAACAAAATCGCACCTTTCTATCTTTCCTCCTGGACTGTG GCGGAGCTAACGATCTCTGTCACGGTTCTAACCTACATGGTGTCCTTCGTCTTCTCGCTGCTGGTGGAGTCGCCTACTCTTGGCCTCGAGAAGGCGCTGCTAGGTGGCGCTGGTAACAAGAAACATTAG